The sequence below is a genomic window from Rhinolophus sinicus isolate RSC01 chromosome X, ASM3656204v1, whole genome shotgun sequence.
ATAAATTACCATCGATGTGTGAATTaaggttttaaaagaaattgatatTAGAGGAGAAACCTAACTAAAAAGTGTTAATTTGTTACTTTAAAGCTCTCTTATAGGTATGAGTAGGCAACAAAATTAGTGTATTATCTTTACCTGTTAATCTAGTTGAAGTAGCACAGACACACATGAACCATACCTTTGCAGCATATGTTAAGATTAATCAGTGGTACAAGTATATTCCAGACTTACTATATAGGCAGACTTAGCTCTTATATCTTCTTATTCAGTTTATATTCTAAACAATGAACATTGAGACatagagtgactctgaggcttgTAACATTCTCAAGGAAAGATTCGTTTCTGTTCATTACATGACGCTTGTTGAGATAGGTAGTAGACTCAGGTGGTTTGGAAAGACTTTCAGCACAAGGACTGAAGCTAAAAGAGACTtctaaataatcagaaaacacaGCTTCCTACTACTCACACTTTTGAATTAACTGCATTTTAAGTTATTGATATGCATCAGCTACCTTCACTTTTGCATCATTAGATGTGGggattttcagtgaaaaaaaaagaaaaagtcaggtTAGTAAAATGATCTGGGGCTGAAAGCTCTTCCATCCACTTGTGAGACATTgttaacaacaaaataacaaagagGTGAAAGCACATATCTTCTCTGATACCACAAATCTTGATCCATGTCTTACTTCATTCCTCCTAGTTCACAAACACTGACTTtgttgaatttgaaaaataaaaactacaaaagcTGTTTGATCAACAATAGAGTTTCTTGTCCTTTGGGCCCTAGATTAAGAAGAAACAGCAAGATGTACTTGGTTTCTTAGAAGCTAACAAAATAGGATTTGAAGAAAAAGATATTGCCGCCAATGAAGAGAATCGGAAGTGGATGAGAGAAAATGTACCTGAAAACAGTCGACCAGCCACAGGGTACCCGCTGCCACCTCAGATTTTCAATGAAAGCCAGTACCGTGGAGTAAGTAACCAAtttaaattcttgtttctttttttttcccaaagggaTTGCCTTAAATTCATCCTATCCCTTTCAGCCCCTTGCCCAGATCTGCGTATAGTCATTTCTCCAGTTCATCCTCTGCGTTCTGCATTCGTCCTAGGCAGCCGAGGTA
It includes:
- the SH3BGRL gene encoding adapter SH3BGRL isoform X2: MTIVTFSNEIKKKQQDVLGFLEANKIGFEEKDIAANEENRKWMRENVPENSRPATGYPLPPQIFNESQYRGDYDAFFEARENNAVYAFLGLTAPPGSKEAEAQAKQQA
- the SH3BGRL gene encoding adapter SH3BGRL isoform X1, encoding MVIRVYIASSSGSTAIKKKQQDVLGFLEANKIGFEEKDIAANEENRKWMRENVPENSRPATGYPLPPQIFNESQYRGDYDAFFEARENNAVYAFLGLTAPPGSKEAEAQAKQQA